One Terriglobia bacterium DNA segment encodes these proteins:
- the moeB gene encoding molybdopterin-synthase adenylyltransferase MoeB, with translation MSTVTTTPTAQLTKDEILRYSRHLIMPEVAMEGQLKLKQAKVLCIGAGGLGAPLALYLAAAGVGKLGMVDFDVVDFTNLQRQVIHDTDDVGRSKLESARDTIRDINPSVEVVPYETRLTSENALDIFRDYDIVVDGTDNFPTRYLVNDACVLLGKPNVYGSIFRFEGQASVFYAREGPCYRCLYPEPPPPGLVPSCAEGGVLGVLPGIVGSIQALETIKLILGKGQPLIGRLLLFDALNLKFRELRLRKNPECPVCGTHPTITKLIDYEEFCGIRGEEHVPETNVPEITATEVKKMMDENKPFVLIDVREPHEYEICKIPGAKLIPLGEVPKRMHELNSADDIVVHCRSGVRSAQAVEFLMKAGFRRIHNLKGGVLAWARDVDPSMPSY, from the coding sequence ATGTCCACAGTAACAACAACTCCGACGGCGCAATTGACCAAGGACGAAATTCTTCGCTACAGCCGGCATCTCATCATGCCGGAAGTGGCCATGGAAGGCCAGCTCAAGCTGAAGCAGGCCAAGGTGCTTTGCATCGGCGCCGGCGGATTGGGCGCGCCGCTGGCCCTCTACCTGGCTGCCGCCGGCGTGGGAAAGCTGGGTATGGTGGACTTCGACGTGGTCGACTTCACCAACCTGCAGCGGCAGGTTATCCATGATACGGATGACGTCGGGCGGTCCAAGCTTGAATCAGCGCGCGACACCATCCGCGACATCAATCCGAGCGTGGAGGTCGTTCCGTACGAGACGCGGCTTACTTCCGAGAACGCGCTCGATATCTTCCGCGACTATGACATTGTTGTTGACGGCACGGACAATTTCCCCACCCGCTACCTGGTGAACGATGCCTGCGTCCTGCTGGGCAAGCCGAACGTTTACGGCAGCATCTTCCGCTTCGAGGGGCAGGCTTCTGTTTTCTACGCCCGGGAAGGCCCGTGCTACCGCTGCCTTTACCCGGAGCCGCCACCGCCGGGTCTGGTTCCAAGCTGCGCTGAAGGCGGAGTGCTGGGCGTGCTGCCGGGCATCGTGGGATCCATCCAGGCCCTTGAAACCATCAAGCTGATTCTTGGCAAGGGCCAGCCGCTGATCGGTCGCCTGCTGCTGTTCGATGCGCTCAACCTCAAGTTCCGGGAACTCAGGCTGCGCAAAAATCCGGAGTGCCCGGTGTGCGGAACGCATCCAACCATTACAAAGTTAATTGACTACGAGGAATTCTGTGGAATCCGGGGAGAGGAGCACGTGCCCGAAACCAACGTCCCGGAAATTACGGCGACGGAAGTGAAAAAGATGATGGACGAAAACAAACCCTTCGTTCTCATCGACGTTCGTGAACCCCACGAATACGAAATTTGCAAGATTCCGGGCGCCAAGCTGATCCCGCTGGGCGAAGTTCCGAAACGCATGCACGAGCTGAACTCCGCAGACGACATTGTTGTGCATTGCCGCTCCGGCGTGCGGAGCGCCCAGGCAGTGGAATTCCTGATGAAGGCAGGCTTCCGAAGGATCCACAACCTGAAGGGCGGCGTTCTGGCGTGGGCGCGGGACGTTGATCCCTCCATGCCCAGCTACTGA